The Terracoccus luteus genome includes a region encoding these proteins:
- a CDS encoding DedA family protein: MIGDLVSKILDAPAALVLVVVGLVVFAEDALFVGFVLPGETVAILGGVAANRGHVPLAAVLAVVIAAAVIGDSVGFEVGRRLGPRLLDSKPLRKHHARIDAAQDFLKRRGGWAVLLGRWVAFFRAVMPALAGSSPMTYRTFLLFNALGGILWGSVVVTAGYLAGASYQKVEAVFGRDAAIVAGVVVVLGVVVWRVRTHRAEKAGSAGRAGATHTADRGNEGTDRDEQPTPAR; this comes from the coding sequence ATGATCGGCGACCTCGTCAGCAAGATCCTCGACGCGCCCGCGGCGCTCGTGCTCGTCGTCGTCGGCCTCGTGGTCTTCGCCGAGGACGCGCTCTTCGTCGGCTTCGTGCTGCCGGGGGAGACCGTCGCCATCCTCGGCGGCGTCGCGGCCAACCGCGGGCACGTGCCGCTGGCGGCGGTGCTCGCGGTCGTCATCGCGGCCGCCGTCATCGGCGACAGCGTCGGCTTCGAGGTCGGCCGCCGGCTCGGGCCCAGGCTGCTCGACAGCAAGCCGCTGCGCAAGCACCACGCCCGCATCGACGCCGCCCAGGACTTCCTCAAGCGCCGCGGCGGCTGGGCGGTGCTGCTCGGGCGCTGGGTCGCGTTCTTCCGGGCCGTCATGCCGGCGCTCGCCGGCTCCTCGCCCATGACGTACCGCACGTTCCTGCTCTTCAACGCGCTCGGCGGCATCCTCTGGGGGTCGGTCGTCGTCACGGCCGGGTACCTCGCGGGTGCCTCGTACCAGAAGGTCGAGGCCGTCTTCGGCCGCGACGCGGCCATCGTGGCCGGCGTCGTCGTCGTGCTCGGTGTCGTCGTGTGGCGGGTGCGCACGCACCGCGCCGAGAAGGCCGGCTCCGCGGGGCGTGCCGGTGCGACGCACACCGCCGACCGGGGGAACGAGGGGACCGACCGCGACGAGCAGCCCACCCCCGCCCGCTGA
- a CDS encoding phosphoketolase: MTTTRPDLPAATADEIEAMDAWWRANNYLTVGQIYLMANPLLREPLTPEHIKPRLLGHWGTSPGLSFVYTHLSRVIRHTGQQAIFLTGPGHGGPALVAAGYLEGTYSEIYPDVREDEDGIRRLFRQFSAPGGIPSHVSVTTPGSIHEGGELGYVLSHAFGAVMDNPDLLALAVVGDGEAETGPLEGSWKGISFLNPARDGAVLPVLHLNGAKIAGPTVLGRKPPEEVRSLLEGHGYEVFEVEGGDLPGMHERFAETLATAYARITGIQDAARSGGWDGTRPRWPLIVLRSPKGWTGPDVVDDVQVEGTWRAHQVPLSGVKENDDHRRMLEEWMRSYRPDELFDESGAPTQLVRSANPSGELRMSASPHANGGLVTRDLDIPDYRQFARDVPEPATERAESTRAIGEMMRELYRRNPTTFRLFSPDETNSNRVGAVFEVSDRMTAERTVDIDEKLSRDGRVMEVLSEHNCHGWLEGYTLTGRHGLFATYEAFAMVSASMTVQHCKWLQEANRLDWRAKVPSLNILLTSTAWRNDHNGFSHQGPGLIQTVLNARGDVARIYLPPDANCLLSVADHCFRSKNYVNLIVIDKQPQPQWLSIDEATAHCAAGAGIWDWAGTDDGDRDPDVVLACAGDVVTMEVVAAAQILKERLPQLRVRVVNVVDLMTLARPRSHPHGMDPVRFGELFTDHVDVVFAFHGYHGAVHQLVHGRPDADRFHVRGFSEEGTTTTPFDMVVRNQVDRYHLVIDTINNAGRQVRGSSELQRWCEQQLAKHETYIVEHLEDMPEVRDWVMTTVVDD; encoded by the coding sequence GTGACGACCACTCGCCCCGACCTGCCCGCCGCCACCGCCGACGAGATCGAGGCCATGGACGCCTGGTGGCGCGCCAACAACTACCTCACCGTCGGCCAGATCTACCTCATGGCCAACCCGCTGCTGCGCGAGCCGCTCACCCCCGAGCACATCAAGCCGCGCCTGCTCGGCCACTGGGGCACGAGCCCCGGCCTCTCGTTCGTCTACACGCACCTGTCCCGCGTCATCCGCCACACCGGCCAGCAGGCGATCTTCCTCACCGGCCCCGGCCACGGCGGCCCGGCCCTCGTCGCCGCCGGCTACCTCGAGGGGACCTACAGCGAGATCTACCCCGACGTCAGGGAGGACGAGGATGGCATCCGTCGCCTCTTCCGCCAGTTCTCCGCGCCAGGCGGCATCCCCAGCCACGTGTCGGTGACGACCCCCGGCTCGATCCACGAGGGCGGCGAGCTCGGCTACGTGCTGAGCCACGCCTTCGGCGCCGTCATGGACAACCCCGACCTGCTCGCGCTCGCCGTCGTCGGCGACGGCGAGGCCGAGACCGGGCCGCTGGAGGGCTCGTGGAAGGGCATCTCCTTCCTCAACCCCGCGCGCGACGGGGCCGTGCTGCCCGTGCTGCACCTCAACGGCGCCAAGATCGCCGGGCCCACCGTGCTCGGGCGCAAGCCGCCGGAGGAGGTGCGCAGCCTGCTCGAGGGGCACGGCTACGAGGTGTTCGAGGTCGAGGGCGGCGACCTGCCCGGCATGCACGAGCGCTTCGCCGAGACCCTCGCCACCGCGTACGCGCGCATCACCGGCATCCAGGATGCCGCCCGCTCGGGCGGGTGGGACGGCACCCGCCCGCGGTGGCCGCTCATCGTGCTGCGCAGCCCCAAGGGCTGGACCGGGCCCGACGTCGTCGACGACGTGCAGGTCGAGGGCACGTGGCGCGCGCACCAGGTGCCGCTGTCGGGGGTTAAGGAGAACGACGACCACCGGCGGATGCTCGAGGAGTGGATGCGCTCGTACCGACCCGACGAGCTGTTCGACGAGAGCGGCGCGCCGACCCAGCTCGTGCGCTCGGCCAACCCGTCGGGCGAGCTGCGCATGAGCGCCTCGCCGCACGCCAACGGCGGGCTCGTCACCCGCGACCTCGACATCCCCGACTACCGCCAGTTCGCCCGCGACGTGCCCGAGCCCGCGACGGAGCGGGCCGAGTCGACGCGCGCCATTGGCGAGATGATGCGCGAGCTCTACCGGCGCAACCCGACGACGTTCCGCCTCTTCAGTCCCGACGAGACGAACAGCAACCGTGTCGGCGCGGTGTTCGAGGTCTCCGACCGCATGACGGCCGAGCGCACCGTCGACATCGACGAGAAGCTCTCGCGCGACGGCCGCGTCATGGAGGTGCTGAGCGAGCACAACTGCCACGGCTGGCTCGAGGGCTACACCCTCACCGGGCGGCACGGGCTCTTCGCGACGTACGAGGCCTTCGCCATGGTCAGCGCGTCGATGACCGTGCAGCATTGCAAGTGGCTGCAGGAGGCGAACCGCCTCGACTGGCGGGCCAAGGTGCCGAGCCTCAACATCCTGCTGACCTCGACCGCATGGCGCAACGACCACAACGGGTTCTCGCACCAGGGCCCGGGCCTCATCCAGACCGTGCTCAACGCTCGCGGCGACGTCGCCCGCATCTACCTGCCGCCGGACGCCAACTGCCTGCTCTCGGTGGCCGACCACTGCTTCCGCAGCAAGAACTACGTCAACCTCATCGTCATCGACAAGCAGCCCCAGCCGCAGTGGCTCTCGATCGACGAGGCGACCGCCCACTGCGCCGCCGGCGCCGGCATCTGGGACTGGGCGGGCACCGACGACGGCGACCGCGACCCCGACGTCGTGCTCGCCTGCGCGGGCGACGTCGTGACGATGGAGGTCGTCGCGGCGGCGCAGATCCTCAAGGAGCGGCTGCCGCAGCTGCGGGTGCGCGTCGTCAACGTCGTCGACCTCATGACCCTCGCCCGGCCGCGCAGCCACCCGCACGGCATGGACCCGGTGCGCTTCGGCGAGCTGTTCACCGACCACGTCGACGTCGTCTTCGCCTTCCACGGCTACCACGGCGCGGTCCACCAGCTCGTGCACGGCCGGCCCGACGCCGACCGCTTCCACGTGCGCGGCTTCAGCGAGGAGGGCACGACGACGACCCCGTTCGACATGGTCGTACGCAACCAGGTCGACCGGTACCACCTCGTCATCGACACCATCAACAACGCCGGCCGGCAGGTGCGCGGGTCGAGCGAGCTGCAGCGCTGGTGCGAGCAGCAGCTCGCGAAGCACGAGACGTACATCGTCGAGCACCTCGAAGACATGCCGGAGGTGCGCGACTGGGTCATGACGACCGTCGTCGACGACTGA
- a CDS encoding YcaO-like family protein, which translates to MTEPTEPTEPAEPAEPAEPTGHPDGPQGVGGTDPAVTRHPGGYDTPGDPALAAVTDRFVGLLGADNLVEFSLTPFDHVGVPVWQSWWSEGERTSGGIGYGPTQQRARVGALGECVEHATAARSLPSSRQEEGSLAELRARLGEDAVVDPRTLGLPAGADFDDDRPLVWWPTRRLRDDATVWAPAEFVASSGGELPAPPPGGWLTTPVSNGLGAGSTRAQAVSHAVLEIFQRDGNGLTFRALDAGRVVELDEVTDPSTLVVLGALRSAGVDVTVKLGATDFGVPNLYVVGTGPGDDVVVATACGEAAHPDREVALSKAVLEFASARARKAFMHGPLDRVHEVAPDGYDAVIAAMRPENEEQRVLDAMVGWLRMPEETWRPLVYSTVLRRDTTTAFSSLPTTTVEGHDALLADVAGRLAAEGFDILVHDLVDERGADAGVQAVKAIVPGLEVETVAYGRIGERNAARLVALGRDDLMRVGERPGEGWSQVHLTAAGRERLGSDAWLDRRAVDAVAADLLPLYREPGRHTAQQVLSAGGGARV; encoded by the coding sequence ATGACCGAGCCCACCGAGCCCACCGAGCCCGCCGAGCCCGCCGAGCCCGCCGAGCCCACCGGCCACCCCGACGGGCCCCAGGGCGTGGGTGGCACCGACCCCGCGGTGACCCGGCACCCCGGCGGCTATGACACGCCTGGCGACCCCGCGCTCGCCGCCGTCACCGACCGCTTCGTGGGCCTCCTCGGCGCCGACAACCTCGTCGAGTTCTCGCTGACCCCGTTCGACCACGTGGGCGTGCCCGTGTGGCAGTCATGGTGGAGCGAGGGCGAGCGCACGAGCGGCGGCATCGGCTACGGCCCCACCCAGCAGCGGGCCCGCGTCGGTGCGCTCGGCGAGTGCGTCGAGCACGCGACGGCCGCCCGGTCGCTGCCGTCGTCCCGGCAGGAGGAGGGCAGCCTCGCCGAGCTGCGCGCCCGTCTCGGCGAGGATGCCGTCGTCGACCCGCGCACGCTCGGGCTGCCCGCGGGGGCCGACTTCGACGACGACCGGCCCCTCGTGTGGTGGCCGACCCGCCGCCTGCGGGACGACGCCACCGTCTGGGCACCGGCCGAGTTCGTGGCCAGCTCGGGCGGCGAGCTGCCCGCGCCGCCCCCGGGTGGGTGGCTGACCACTCCCGTGAGCAACGGCCTCGGGGCCGGGTCCACGCGCGCGCAGGCCGTGAGCCACGCCGTGCTCGAGATCTTCCAGCGGGACGGCAACGGCCTGACCTTCCGCGCCCTCGACGCCGGCCGCGTCGTCGAGCTCGACGAGGTGACCGATCCCTCGACCCTCGTCGTGCTAGGCGCCCTGCGCTCGGCCGGCGTCGACGTGACCGTCAAGCTCGGCGCCACCGACTTCGGCGTGCCCAACCTCTACGTCGTCGGCACCGGTCCCGGCGACGACGTCGTCGTCGCGACCGCCTGCGGCGAGGCCGCACACCCCGACCGTGAGGTCGCCCTCTCGAAGGCCGTGCTGGAGTTCGCCAGCGCCCGCGCCCGCAAGGCGTTCATGCACGGTCCGCTCGATCGGGTGCACGAGGTCGCCCCCGACGGCTACGACGCGGTCATCGCCGCCATGCGACCGGAGAACGAGGAGCAGCGGGTCCTCGACGCCATGGTCGGGTGGCTGCGGATGCCGGAGGAGACCTGGCGCCCGCTCGTCTACTCGACGGTCCTGCGCCGCGACACGACGACGGCCTTCTCGTCGCTCCCGACGACGACCGTCGAGGGGCACGACGCCCTGCTCGCCGACGTCGCGGGCCGGCTCGCGGCCGAGGGCTTCGACATCCTCGTGCACGACCTCGTCGACGAGCGGGGGGCGGATGCCGGGGTACAGGCGGTCAAGGCGATCGTCCCCGGTCTCGAGGTCGAGACCGTCGCCTACGGGCGCATCGGCGAGCGCAACGCGGCCCGCCTCGTGGCCCTGGGCCGCGACGACCTGATGCGGGTCGGCGAACGCCCCGGTGAGGGCTGGTCGCAGGTGCACCTGACGGCGGCCGGCCGGGAGCGGCTGGGAAGTGACGCGTGGCTCGACCGGAGGGCCGTCGACGCCGTCGCCGCCGACCTGCTGCCGTTGTACAGGGAGCCCGGTCGGCACACCGCCCAGCAGGTGCTCTCGGCCGGTGGGGGCGCGCGCGTGTAA
- a CDS encoding ABC transporter substrate-binding protein, giving the protein MATFDRRTFLTTTGLLGAGAALAACSGGSDTPSTGSGAAASTAKLSGTVTLTTWGSDQEIAAFKKIAADFKAARGADVKIETLPYDQIRTVIDRRLQANTAPDLFRVSYTDINGYAVNGALADLSDYLGEGYGDQFLPALWGAMQFDGVPIGVPHHTDTSALVYNKALFEKAGITEVPTTLETAWTWDELVEVLQKLKAGNPGVSPFAFNYQLYGAYRWFNTLFQAGGTVLSDDLKSVTLETDQARKALQWTQKLYTDGLHAPSVLVKRPTYPDEIFPTQKIAMIQAGDFLIPSLDAAVGKKFEWGVTYLPRDAAAATDLGGNAVVVTDGAKNKDAAAEFAKFLVTAENMKYFCEKTTVLPVRTDLTDAKLDFAVRPDIMPVFQKQATTMPEKLVKTSTAAAFPGINQALVDNMDQFLSNPSASVDSVIQGLTGAIQKVL; this is encoded by the coding sequence ATGGCCACGTTCGACCGCCGCACCTTCCTCACCACGACGGGTCTGCTCGGTGCCGGCGCGGCCCTCGCCGCGTGCTCGGGCGGCAGCGACACCCCCTCGACCGGCTCCGGCGCCGCGGCCTCGACGGCCAAGCTGAGCGGCACCGTGACGCTGACGACGTGGGGCTCCGACCAGGAGATCGCCGCCTTCAAGAAGATCGCCGCCGACTTCAAGGCCGCGCGTGGTGCCGACGTGAAGATCGAGACGCTGCCCTACGACCAGATCCGCACGGTCATCGACCGCCGCCTGCAGGCGAACACCGCGCCCGACCTGTTCCGCGTGTCGTACACCGACATCAACGGCTACGCCGTCAACGGGGCCCTCGCCGACCTCAGCGACTACCTCGGCGAGGGCTACGGCGACCAGTTCCTGCCCGCCCTGTGGGGGGCGATGCAGTTCGACGGCGTGCCGATCGGCGTGCCGCACCACACCGACACCTCCGCGCTCGTCTACAACAAGGCGCTCTTCGAGAAGGCCGGCATCACCGAGGTGCCCACCACCCTCGAGACCGCCTGGACGTGGGACGAGCTCGTCGAGGTGCTGCAGAAGCTCAAGGCCGGCAACCCCGGCGTCTCGCCCTTCGCCTTCAACTACCAGCTCTACGGCGCCTACCGCTGGTTCAACACCCTCTTCCAGGCCGGCGGCACGGTGCTCAGCGACGACCTCAAGAGCGTCACCCTCGAAACCGACCAGGCCCGCAAGGCGCTGCAGTGGACCCAGAAGCTCTACACCGACGGCCTCCACGCCCCGAGCGTGCTCGTCAAGCGCCCGACCTACCCCGACGAGATCTTCCCGACCCAGAAGATCGCGATGATCCAGGCCGGCGACTTCCTCATCCCGTCGCTCGACGCGGCCGTCGGCAAGAAGTTCGAGTGGGGCGTCACCTACCTGCCGCGTGACGCTGCCGCCGCCACCGACCTGGGTGGCAACGCGGTCGTCGTCACCGACGGCGCCAAGAACAAGGACGCCGCGGCCGAGTTCGCGAAGTTCCTCGTCACCGCCGAGAACATGAAGTACTTCTGCGAGAAGACGACGGTGCTCCCGGTGCGCACGGACCTCACCGACGCCAAGCTCGACTTCGCGGTGCGGCCCGACATCATGCCGGTCTTCCAGAAGCAGGCGACGACGATGCCCGAGAAGCTCGTCAAGACCTCGACGGCGGCGGCGTTCCCCGGCATCAACCAGGCCCTCGTCGACAACATGGACCAGTTCCTGTCCAACCCGTCGGCCTCGGTCGACTCGGTGATCCAGGGCCTGACCGGCGCGATCCAGAAGGTGCTTTGA
- a CDS encoding polysaccharide deacetylase family protein, which produces MTPHRSKRLQRDTDILTVEHHSEAFAAGRFLRLVNWHTTPPSGREQLRAELLWYLDRYEPVLPHDLDRFFDTGEWGLDRPGFIPAFYDSHRDHVTVAAPVCEELGLTAWFFPPTGVLDVPAEEQRAWAERNDVDLVAGQPDAPWAMTWDELATIAHRHVIGAHTASHATADSITTEEDVRREITEPIERLRDLTGRMPASFAFLYGTPPVPGTVAGDAVIASGVRYATTNTSYLRIND; this is translated from the coding sequence GTGACGCCGCACCGGTCGAAGCGCCTGCAGCGGGACACCGACATCCTCACGGTCGAGCACCACTCCGAGGCCTTCGCGGCGGGGCGCTTCCTGCGCCTCGTCAACTGGCACACGACCCCTCCGTCGGGCCGCGAGCAGCTCAGGGCCGAGCTGTTGTGGTACCTCGACCGGTACGAGCCGGTGCTGCCGCACGACCTCGACCGGTTCTTCGACACGGGCGAGTGGGGGCTCGACCGCCCCGGCTTCATCCCCGCCTTCTACGACAGCCACCGGGACCACGTCACCGTCGCCGCGCCGGTCTGCGAGGAGCTGGGGCTGACGGCATGGTTCTTCCCCCCGACCGGTGTGCTCGACGTACCGGCCGAGGAGCAGCGGGCCTGGGCCGAGAGGAACGACGTCGACCTCGTCGCCGGGCAGCCCGACGCGCCCTGGGCCATGACGTGGGACGAGCTGGCCACCATCGCCCACCGCCACGTCATCGGCGCGCACACCGCGAGCCACGCGACGGCCGACTCGATCACGACGGAGGAGGACGTGCGCCGCGAGATCACCGAGCCCATCGAGCGGTTGCGCGACCTCACGGGGCGGATGCCGGCCAGCTTTGCCTTCCTGTACGGCACCCCTCCCGTGCCGGGCACGGTCGCCGGCGACGCCGTCATCGCCTCCGGGGTCCGGTACGCCACGACGAACACGTCGTACCTGCGCATCAACGACTGA
- a CDS encoding sigma-70 family RNA polymerase sigma factor, with protein MTVTTITPGPAGTATATSPVRSDVRTRELIAIIRETSDPYERSRCLDEAARIHMPLARSLAHRYGGRGLDRDDLEQVAYLALLKAISRFDLSKETEFGAYATPTITGELRRHFRDHGWLVRPPRALQERRQLVTQTRDRLEQTLGHAPDSTELATFLGLTDALVREAQVAASNLRPASLDATTADGDRPALELVHTASDPALDEGIVVRTAIGRLPARDQQLITLRFDDDLTQAEIASRMGLSAMQVSRLLRRALEELRGYLATEGVAAA; from the coding sequence ATGACCGTCACCACTATCACGCCCGGCCCCGCCGGCACCGCCACCGCGACCTCCCCGGTCCGTTCCGACGTCCGCACCCGCGAGCTCATCGCCATCATCCGCGAGACGTCCGACCCGTACGAGCGCTCGCGCTGCCTCGACGAGGCCGCCCGCATCCACATGCCCCTCGCCCGCAGCCTCGCCCACCGCTACGGCGGCCGAGGCCTCGACCGCGACGACCTCGAGCAAGTCGCGTATCTCGCTCTGCTGAAAGCGATCTCGCGCTTCGACCTGTCGAAGGAGACCGAGTTCGGGGCCTACGCCACCCCCACCATCACCGGTGAGCTGCGTCGCCACTTCCGCGACCACGGCTGGCTGGTCCGCCCGCCTCGTGCGCTGCAGGAGCGTCGCCAGCTCGTCACCCAGACGCGTGACCGCCTCGAGCAGACCCTCGGCCACGCACCCGACTCGACCGAGCTCGCGACCTTCCTCGGTCTGACCGACGCCCTCGTCCGCGAGGCCCAGGTGGCCGCGTCCAACCTTCGTCCAGCCTCCCTCGACGCCACCACCGCCGACGGCGACCGCCCGGCCCTCGAGCTCGTGCACACGGCATCCGACCCCGCCCTCGACGAGGGCATCGTCGTGCGCACGGCGATCGGCCGCCTGCCCGCCCGCGACCAGCAGCTCATCACCCTGCGTTTCGACGACGACCTCACCCAGGCCGAGATCGCCTCGCGCATGGGCCTGTCGGCCATGCAGGTAAGCCGCCTGCTGCGCCGGGCCCTCGAGGAGCTGCGCGGCTACCTCGCCACCGAGGGCGTCGCCGCCGCCTGA
- a CDS encoding carbohydrate ABC transporter permease gives MSTQLTGIPAEAARRPSTPGADPEHDCDQDLRGIRAVEREERPGRRNVVTRLVIALAITAVLMFPMYWMLRTSVASTDELSTLPVSLWPQEWLWQNYIQPWSQYPFARWLGNSVVIAVSSVVLTLVINVMAGYAFAKLRFPGRTVLFLMIISTLMVPVQVIMVPQFQIVIDLNLLNTTWGVVLPRLAEAFGLFMARQFFLAFPDELLEAAKIDGAGHFRTFWSIVLPLSKPLVASLIIFTFMWRWNEFVWPLIVLDDPNAYTLPVGLQFLISQFSSNFGPLLAMSFLSIVPMLIVFAVFQRYFVEGVARAGLK, from the coding sequence ATGAGCACCCAGCTGACCGGCATCCCCGCCGAGGCCGCGCGCCGCCCGTCGACCCCCGGAGCCGACCCCGAGCACGACTGTGACCAGGACCTCCGCGGCATCCGTGCCGTCGAGCGCGAGGAACGACCCGGCCGACGCAACGTCGTCACGCGCCTGGTCATCGCCCTCGCGATCACCGCGGTGCTCATGTTCCCGATGTACTGGATGCTGCGTACCTCGGTCGCGAGCACCGACGAGCTGAGCACGCTGCCGGTGTCGCTGTGGCCGCAGGAGTGGCTGTGGCAGAACTACATCCAGCCGTGGAGCCAGTACCCCTTCGCCCGCTGGCTCGGCAACAGCGTCGTCATCGCCGTGTCGTCGGTCGTGCTGACGCTCGTCATCAACGTCATGGCCGGCTACGCCTTCGCCAAGCTGCGCTTCCCGGGCCGCACGGTGCTGTTCCTCATGATCATCAGCACGCTCATGGTGCCGGTGCAGGTCATCATGGTGCCGCAGTTCCAGATCGTCATCGACCTCAACCTGCTCAACACGACGTGGGGTGTCGTGCTGCCGCGCCTCGCCGAGGCGTTCGGGCTGTTCATGGCCCGGCAGTTCTTCCTCGCCTTCCCCGACGAGCTGCTCGAGGCGGCGAAGATCGACGGCGCCGGCCACTTCCGCACCTTCTGGAGCATCGTGCTGCCGCTCTCGAAGCCGCTCGTGGCCTCGCTCATCATCTTCACGTTCATGTGGCGGTGGAACGAGTTCGTCTGGCCCCTCATCGTGCTCGACGACCCCAACGCCTACACGCTGCCCGTCGGGCTGCAGTTCCTCATCAGCCAGTTCAGCAGCAACTTCGGCCCCCTGCTCGCGATGTCGTTCCTGTCCATCGTGCCGATGCTCATCGTCTTCGCGGTGTTCCAGCGCTACTTCGTCGAGGGCGTGGCCCGTGCGGGTCTGAAGTGA
- a CDS encoding carbohydrate ABC transporter permease, producing MSRRASAAVRSERRAGLLMVTPAVIVFTVFMFVPIVLTFWYSLQRYSGFGRMRFIGLENYQTIAADSTFWKAALNTAVFTVITVPIGIACGVGAAMLLNKWMPARGLFRALFYVPVVISGVASGIIFLRLFDPVTGILNQLLSAVGLPSIDWQSNGLAAMVSVVLVVTWQGIGFGMVVYLAALQGIPREVNEAARVDGATGLTLFRRITWPLLRPTTFFLLVYSIIGSFQVFDVVYVLTRGGPGTSTTFLVQYAYDQGFNQRRQGYAAAIGVIIYVVVLVFTVFQWKFTKGRDEA from the coding sequence TTGAGCCGGCGCGCCTCGGCGGCAGTGAGGTCGGAGCGACGCGCCGGCCTGCTCATGGTGACCCCCGCGGTCATCGTGTTCACGGTCTTCATGTTCGTGCCGATCGTGCTGACGTTCTGGTACAGCCTGCAGCGCTACTCCGGCTTCGGCCGGATGCGCTTCATCGGCCTCGAGAACTACCAGACGATCGCGGCCGACAGCACGTTCTGGAAGGCCGCGCTCAACACCGCCGTCTTCACGGTCATCACCGTGCCCATCGGCATCGCCTGCGGTGTCGGCGCCGCCATGCTGCTCAACAAGTGGATGCCGGCCCGCGGGCTCTTCCGGGCCCTCTTCTACGTGCCCGTGGTCATCTCGGGCGTCGCCTCGGGCATCATCTTCCTGCGCCTCTTCGACCCGGTCACCGGCATCCTCAACCAGCTGCTCAGCGCGGTCGGTCTGCCGTCGATCGACTGGCAGTCGAACGGACTCGCGGCGATGGTCTCGGTCGTGCTGGTCGTCACCTGGCAGGGCATCGGCTTCGGCATGGTCGTGTACCTCGCTGCCCTGCAGGGCATCCCGCGGGAGGTCAACGAGGCGGCCCGGGTCGACGGCGCCACCGGCCTGACCCTGTTCCGCCGCATCACGTGGCCCCTGCTGCGCCCGACGACGTTCTTCCTGCTCGTCTACTCCATCATCGGCAGCTTCCAGGTCTTCGACGTCGTCTACGTGCTCACCCGCGGCGGGCCCGGCACGTCGACGACCTTCCTCGTCCAGTACGCCTACGACCAGGGCTTCAACCAGCGGCGGCAGGGCTACGCGGCGGCGATCGGCGTCATCATCTACGTCGTCGTCCTCGTCTTCACCGTCTTCCAGTGGAAGTTCACGAAGGGGAGGGACGAGGCATGA
- the galT gene encoding galactose-1-phosphate uridylyltransferase, protein MQRTAGHLADGREIVWFDVDGSPEREAAADRRDLARTIASSQMRHDPLTGEWIAMASHRQTRTFMPPADECPLCPSRDGRQSEIPSTEYQAVAFENRFPSFATHVEGIESADDGIFSVRPAVGRCEVVCFSSDHDGSFAGLTPAQARLVVDVWADRTAALSHTPGVEQVFPFENRGAEIGVTLQHPHGQIYGYPFVPPRARTELDRARAHREATGRNLFGDIVEQELADGSRVVVDSEHWVAFVPYAARWPMEVHFFPKVQVPDLPSLGEAERDDFVRVYLDVLGRFDRLYSTPMPYIAGWQQSPVNTDRDLAWLHLELFSVRRGEGRLKYLAGSESAMGAFVGDVLPEQQAQRLREV, encoded by the coding sequence ATGCAGCGCACGGCCGGTCACCTCGCCGACGGTCGCGAGATCGTCTGGTTCGACGTCGACGGCTCTCCGGAGCGGGAGGCGGCGGCCGACCGGCGCGACCTGGCGCGCACGATCGCGTCGTCGCAGATGCGGCACGACCCGCTGACCGGCGAGTGGATCGCGATGGCCTCGCACCGCCAGACGCGCACGTTCATGCCCCCGGCCGACGAGTGCCCGCTGTGCCCGTCGCGTGACGGTCGGCAGTCGGAGATCCCGTCGACGGAGTACCAGGCCGTGGCGTTCGAGAACCGCTTCCCGTCGTTCGCCACCCACGTCGAGGGCATCGAGTCGGCCGACGACGGCATCTTCTCGGTACGACCGGCCGTCGGGCGGTGCGAGGTCGTGTGCTTCTCGTCCGACCACGATGGTTCGTTCGCGGGGCTGACGCCGGCGCAGGCGCGGCTCGTCGTCGACGTGTGGGCCGACCGCACGGCAGCGCTGTCGCACACGCCCGGGGTCGAGCAGGTCTTTCCGTTCGAGAACCGCGGGGCCGAGATCGGGGTCACCCTGCAGCATCCGCACGGCCAGATCTACGGCTACCCCTTCGTGCCGCCGCGCGCCCGCACCGAGCTCGACCGCGCGCGGGCGCACCGGGAGGCCACGGGGCGCAACCTCTTCGGTGACATCGTCGAGCAGGAGCTCGCCGACGGCAGCCGGGTCGTCGTCGACAGCGAGCACTGGGTGGCGTTCGTGCCGTACGCGGCGCGCTGGCCCATGGAGGTGCACTTCTTCCCGAAGGTGCAGGTGCCCGACCTGCCCTCGCTCGGTGAGGCGGAGCGTGACGACTTCGTGCGGGTCTACCTCGACGTGCTCGGCCGCTTCGACCGGCTGTACTCGACGCCGATGCCCTACATCGCCGGGTGGCAGCAGTCGCCCGTCAACACCGACCGCGACCTCGCGTGGCTGCACCTCGAGCTGTTCTCGGTGCGGCGCGGTGAGGGGCGTCTGAAGTACCTGGCCGGCTCGGAGTCGGCGATGGGCGCCTTCGTCGGCGACGTGCTGCCCGAGCAGCAGGCGCAGCGGCTGCGCGAGGTGTAG